From Candidatus Zixiibacteriota bacterium:
ATTCGAGATTCTGGTGATGAGGTCGAGTCCGCGGGCATAGAGAGAGCCCGGGCGGAAATTGATAAGGCTGATCTCATATTGGCACTGGTGGATCTGACCGATGCGGATATTCTCAAGGATCTCGATGGGCTGACTTCCGCTTTAAAAGGCAGAGAATATATCTGCCTTGCAAATAAGGCCGATCTTCTCGATGAGGATTTACGTCGCGCCCGGTTGATATCGATGGCCGAATACAAGCCCCTGCCGATTTCCGCCATGACCGGTTACGGTCTCGATCAGCTCAAAGACAGGATCGCCTCGATCGGACTGAAGGTAAACACTGAAAGTTTAAAAAGCGGGGTAATCGTCACCAGTTTGCGTCATCACCAGGCTCTTACTCAGGCGCTCGATCATATCCTCCAGGTCGAACAGGGATTGAAGTCCGAAAGCAGTTATGAATTCCTCGCCTTCGATCTTCGTAACGCACTTAACTCATTGGAGGACATAATCGGGCGGACTACTCCTGACGAGATCCTGGAGAGGATTTTCGCCCGCTTCTGTATTGGTAAATAGATACTCAGCGACAATGTTTCACGTGAAACAGAAGCTTTTTGATGGAAAATATCCAACGAATTCGTTAATTTACGCGCTAATCAGTTAGTATGATAGCTAATTCTTATGACATAGTTGTAGCCGGCGGAGGTCATGCCGGTGTCGAGGCGGCCCTGGCCTCTGCTCGGATGGGCACTTCGGTTCTGTTAGTCACCATCGAACGGAACAAGATAGGCCAGATGTCCTGCAACCCGGCCATCGGCGGGCAGGCCAAAGGACACCTGGTGCGTGAAATCGATGCGCTCGGTGGTGAGATGGGGCTGGCGATCGACAAAACCGGGATCCAGTATCGTCGTCTGAACCTCTCCAAGGGTCCGGCGGTGCATTCTTCCCGTGCCCAGGCCGACCGCTGTCTGTATCGCAGGTACATGACCAAAATAGTAGCAAAACAAGCCGGTCTCGATATACTCGAGGACACTGTGGTCGACCTCGAAACTGACTTCGGCAGGCTCAAAAGTGTTCTGACAGAGGGCGGTAGGACGATATCATGCAAAGCATTAATAATAACATCGGGGACATTTTTGAACGGTCTGATCCATATCGGCAGGCAGAAGATTCCGGCCGGCAGGATGGGCGAAAAGCCGGCTCTGGGCCTGAGCGAGAGTCTGCAAAATCTCGGATTCAAGGCAGGACGCCTGAAGACCGGAACTCCTCCCCGTCTGGATGGCACAACGATTGATTTCTCCCGGACACAGCCACAAAAGGGCGATATATATTTTCCTCCCTTTTCGCTTCGTTCGGATGGTATCAACGGCAATCACGCACTCTGCCATATTACTTTCACTAACAGCCGGACGCATAAGTATATCCTCAAAAACCTGCACACTTCGGCCATTTATTCCGGACAGATCACCGGGATAGGTCCCCGTTACTGTCCGTCTATTGAGGATAAGGTGGTGCGATTCAAAGACAAAGAGCGTCATCAACTGTTTCTGGAACCGGAGGGATTGGATACCGATGAGATCTATCCCAACGGTTTTCCGACTTCTTTGGATGTTTCTGTTCAGAAGCGGGCCCTGCGAACTGTCGAAGGCCTGGAGGAAGTCAAGTTCAATCAACCCGGCTACGCCATCGAATACGATTTCTTTTTCCCCTACCAGATCCGTACCACGACCGAGACTAAATTGATCGAAGGGCTGTATTTTTCAGGGCAGATCAACGGGACTTCCGGTTATGAGGAGGCGGCTGCCCAGGGGATCATGTCCGGGATCAACGCGGTTTTGAAAATCCGCGGTGAAAACGGATTCAGCCTGCTTCGTTCCGAGGCCTACACCGGCGTTTTGCTTGATGATCTGACCACTAAATCGACCGAGGAACCGTATCGGATGTTCACCTCACGTTCGGAACATCGTCTCTACCTGCGCGAGGACAATACCGCCGAGAGGCTTTTAAAGTACGGTCACCGTTATGGTTTGATTCCTCAGGACATTTTTGATAAGTATTTAGAAGAGCAGGACTTGATAAAACAGCGAAGCACTCTTTTAAGGCGTATATTTGTACCCGTGAAGGATCTTCCGGTGAGCCTGGAGAATCGCAGTCGCACAAAAATTAATTTCGAGCAGGCCCTGAGGATACCGGATGTAAAGATTGAAGACCTGGCCGGAAAAGATCCGGTTCTCGATAATCTTCCGGAGAATGTTCTCCGGCGGATCGAAATTGAAGTCAAGTACCGTGGATACCTCGAACGCCAGATGAAACAAATCGAAAAGTTCGAGAAGATGGAATCGGAACGGATTCCCGATAGCTTCGATTATAAAGCCTGCCGTGGATTAAAAACCGAGGCGATGGAAAAACTGAAGCGTTTCAAGCCCTCCACAGTTGGTCAGGCGTCACGCATTTCCGGTATTACTCCGGGAGATATATCAGTACTACTCATATACTTAAAAAAATTCATCCACACCCCGAAGCAAACTTCATCCTGATTGTTTCACGTGAAACATGCCTGCTCTTGAAGAAATATTGGATAACGCGCGGGTCACAAACCTGCATATACGGTCAAAACTCGGTTGTTTTTTCGAACAGGTCTTGAAATTCAATGACAAGCTCGGCTTGGTTTCAAAATCCTCGCCTGAAGCGGAAGTTCTGCTCCAGATCGATGATTGCCTGAGCGCGCTGAAGGCTCTCGACATTAGTTTTGCCAATACGCTTCTGGATATCGGTTCCGGGGCGGGGATTCCAGGTCTCATCTTCAAGATCTGCCGACCGCAAATTGAGCTGGTTTCGCTCGATTCAAATCCGCGCAAGATCGCTTTCCAGGAAAGGCTGTCCGAAAACCTCGGCCTCAAATCGGTCGAATTCGTCTCCCGAACTCTGAAATCATATTCTCCCAATTGCAAATTTGACCTGGTAACAGCAAAAGCTTTCGGTCAATTCGAGGATATCTTCCGCTTCGCCCATAAAAATCTCGCCTGTGGCGGAAGGCTGGTGCTGTTTTTGGCTTCAGAACAAAGCCTGCCTGCCGATATAGAAAGTAGAAAACCTGTTAAAAAATTGGACATTTTTACGTATAATCTGTTTAGCCGGCGTGAAGACAGGCTTCTTAAAATTATCCAGTTCGAGTCTTAAAAACTCTTGCGAATGATTTAAAACATTTGTTTAATTGTGCCGGTTGAGAGGTTTATCCGTATGAAGGACAGGTAATTTATGGCTCGTAAAATTACTGTTGCCAATCAAAAAGGGGGAGTTGGCAAGACCACCACGGCGGTCAATCTGTCCGCCTGTCTGGCAGTGGCCGAAAAGCGTGTGTTGCTGGTCGATTTTGACCCGCAGGCCAACGCCACCTCCGGTATGGGTATCGAGAAGACTGAAGTACAGGGATCAATTTATCAATGTATCTCGAACGGTTCCGGTCTCAATGAGATTGTAATAGATACTGAGATAAATTATTTGAAACTGGCTCCGGCCACAATTGATCTGGTCGGCGCTGAGGTCGAGCTGGTCGGTTCGGAGGGGCGCGAGTACCATCTCCGGCGCGTACTTCTGGAGGCCGAGCAGGATTACGATTTCGTGCTGATAGATTCTCCACCGTCTCTGGGGCTTCTGACTTTGAACGCGCTGACCGCCGCCAACGAGGTGATTATCCCGATCCAATGCGAATACTACGCTTTGGAGGGGCTCAGTCAGCTTTTGCAGACGATCCGGATGGTGCAGGGGTCTTCCAATCCCGATCTGAAACTGGGCGGTGTTCTTTTGACCATGTATGATGCAAGGTTAAACCTTTCGCGCCAGGTGGCCGATGAAGCCAGAAAGTACTTTAATGGGAAATTGTTTTCATCCGTTATAAATCGAAACGTCAGGCTGTCGGAAGCACCCAGTTTCGGCAAGCCGATCATTTTCTACGACGCCCTGTCGACCGGGGCATTGAATTACCTCAAGCTTGCCGAGGAGGTTATGAATAATGTCTAAGATTACGCTTGGACGGGGTCTCAGGGCCCTGATTCCTGAAGATATCGATCTGTCGGACAAAAAGTCCTTCGTCAATTTAGAAATTGATAAAATACGCAACAACCCTGAACAGCCGCGCCGTGATTTTAACCAGGAGGCTCTCGCTAATCTGACCGATTCGATCCGCCAGAACGGGGTGCTCCAGCCGCTTCTGGTCGAGGCTGTCAACGGTACTTACCAGATCATTGCCGGAGAACGTCGTTTTCGGGCGGCGCGCGAGGCCGGACTGCGCAAAGTGCCGGCGATCATCCTGGATGATCTCGACCGAATGGAAAAACTCAAGCTGGCTCTAATCGAGAATCTCCAGCGCGAGGATCTCAACCCGATCGAACTGGCCGAGGGCTATCATAACCTTATGAAGGAGCATGGCCTGACCCAGGAGGATCTGGCGGTACGGCTTTCCAAGAGCCGTTCAGCAATTGCCAACACCCTCAGGCTCTTGAATTTGCCTGAAGAAGTGCGTTCTCTTTTGCGCGCCAACAAGTTGAGCGGCGGGCATGCCCGCACGCTTTTGGCCATCGAGGATGAGTCCGAACAGGTCGAGGCGGCAAAGCAAATTGCTGAGCGCAAGATGTCGGTTCGTGAGCTGGAAAACCGGGTCTATTCGGAGAAGCGCGAGAAGAAAAAGCGGGGCAAGAGCCTGAAAGTCAAAAAGCTCCCCGAGGATTACCTCGAGGCCGAAACCCGTCTCAAGCAGTACCTGGGGACAAAGGTCAATTTGAAGAAGGGACTGAAACGCGGCCGGATCGAAATCGAGTTTTACTCCGATTCCGATCTGACCCGTATTCTTGATCTTATTGTCTATAAGTAGAGGGTTGTGACGTGAAACATACCACGGTCATGTTTCTGTCGGATTCTTCCGATCAGACGCATTCATATCGTGTACCACACTTTCTATTATATATAGTCGCTGCGGTCGCGACAATCCTTCTGGCAGGCACGGTGGCGGCATTTATCTTCTACAATATGATGATTGGTGCGATCGAGGAGCGCAGCGAAGTCCTGGCCGAGAACATGCTCCTTCTGCAGGAAAACCAGAAACTTCAGAAGCTGGAGGAGAATCTGAAAGCCAACAGTATGCTCCTCAGGAGAGTTTTGAAGCTGGTCGGGGTCTCGCATACCAGCCTGGGCGGTTCGGGGGCAGGGTTTTCGCAGGATTCCGCGGTTATGGCTTTTATGGAGAATTCCGATATACTTTTGAATCTCTCCGAACCGTTGACAAAAAAGGAGATCACCGATGTTATACCCTCGGGGCTTCCTGCCGATGGTAGAATAACGCGGGGATTTATTCCCGATGATGAGAACCTGTCAAGGCGGCATTATGGTGTAGACATATCTGTCAAGGAAGGAACCAAGATGTATGCCACCGCCGATGGTGTGGTGGAATTTTCCGGCTGGGATGATTACTACGGCAAGATCATAATTCTGGATCATTCCGGAGAAAAGCGTGGTGAAGGTTACCAGACCGTTTATGGCCATAACCTGGTGAATCTCGTATCGGAGGGCGAGGTGGTAAAAAAAGGTGATCTGATCGCTCTGAGCGGAAATACCGGAAGGAGTACCGGACCTCATATTCACTACGAGATCCGCAGAAACCAGAAACCGGTCAATCCTGAAAATTATATCCGTTAAATTGATAAAGCAAAGGGAATTGCAATGGCTGAAAACGTCAACACAATTATAGGTAAAGGTGCCCGTATTGACGGCATGGTCGAAATACAGGGGCATCTCCGTATCGACGGTTACGTAAAAGGCACGGTCAAGTGCGATGAGGCCCTGACAATCGGACCGCAGGGCAAAGTCGAAGCTGATGTTAACACTAAAACAGTTGTTGTCTCGGGTGAGATCAAGGGCAATATCACGGCGGATGAGCGCCTGGAATTGCAGGCCAAGTCGGTAGTTACCGGTGATATCCGGACCAAGAGCCTGGTGGTCGAGCAGGGAGCGATTTTACATGGTTCCTGCCTGATGAAGGATAATATTCCACCAAAATCGTCCGATAATAAAGAAAACAAGTAACGCCTGTGGAAAACCACGGCAAATATGTGGATAATTTATTAATTCGTTATGGCTCTTGAAGATAGAGAGTATTCTTAAAAATCGGATTTAAAAGTTGTCCACAAGTACGTGAATGTTTGCGTACTAGAATTTAACATTAAATTAGTACACTATGAGTGCAGAGTTAGGAATATTGGCTTTTTGCCTGTTTTTTGGCGGTTTAGGACTGTTAATCTTTGTCTTTTTGAGGTTGATCCTAAAATCCAAAAAACAGCCAAGCTTTAAATCATCGGCGTTTAAACACAAGTTGATCATAAACGGTGTCATCAGCCTGAGCGGTATATTGCTGATTTTACTCGGTCAGAACCTGCTCTGGTTGAACTCCAAACTCAAGCTGTATTTCCCGCTATACACCAATACACCGCTGGCCAAA
This genomic window contains:
- the mnmG gene encoding tRNA uridine-5-carboxymethylaminomethyl(34) synthesis enzyme MnmG, with product MIANSYDIVVAGGGHAGVEAALASARMGTSVLLVTIERNKIGQMSCNPAIGGQAKGHLVREIDALGGEMGLAIDKTGIQYRRLNLSKGPAVHSSRAQADRCLYRRYMTKIVAKQAGLDILEDTVVDLETDFGRLKSVLTEGGRTISCKALIITSGTFLNGLIHIGRQKIPAGRMGEKPALGLSESLQNLGFKAGRLKTGTPPRLDGTTIDFSRTQPQKGDIYFPPFSLRSDGINGNHALCHITFTNSRTHKYILKNLHTSAIYSGQITGIGPRYCPSIEDKVVRFKDKERHQLFLEPEGLDTDEIYPNGFPTSLDVSVQKRALRTVEGLEEVKFNQPGYAIEYDFFFPYQIRTTTETKLIEGLYFSGQINGTSGYEEAAAQGIMSGINAVLKIRGENGFSLLRSEAYTGVLLDDLTTKSTEEPYRMFTSRSEHRLYLREDNTAERLLKYGHRYGLIPQDIFDKYLEEQDLIKQRSTLLRRIFVPVKDLPVSLENRSRTKINFEQALRIPDVKIEDLAGKDPVLDNLPENVLRRIEIEVKYRGYLERQMKQIEKFEKMESERIPDSFDYKACRGLKTEAMEKLKRFKPSTVGQASRISGITPGDISVLLIYLKKFIHTPKQTSS
- the rsmG gene encoding 16S rRNA (guanine(527)-N(7))-methyltransferase RsmG — its product is MPALEEILDNARVTNLHIRSKLGCFFEQVLKFNDKLGLVSKSSPEAEVLLQIDDCLSALKALDISFANTLLDIGSGAGIPGLIFKICRPQIELVSLDSNPRKIAFQERLSENLGLKSVEFVSRTLKSYSPNCKFDLVTAKAFGQFEDIFRFAHKNLACGGRLVLFLASEQSLPADIESRKPVKKLDIFTYNLFSRREDRLLKIIQFES
- a CDS encoding AAA family ATPase, giving the protein MARKITVANQKGGVGKTTTAVNLSACLAVAEKRVLLVDFDPQANATSGMGIEKTEVQGSIYQCISNGSGLNEIVIDTEINYLKLAPATIDLVGAEVELVGSEGREYHLRRVLLEAEQDYDFVLIDSPPSLGLLTLNALTAANEVIIPIQCEYYALEGLSQLLQTIRMVQGSSNPDLKLGGVLLTMYDARLNLSRQVADEARKYFNGKLFSSVINRNVRLSEAPSFGKPIIFYDALSTGALNYLKLAEEVMNNV
- a CDS encoding ParB/RepB/Spo0J family partition protein; this encodes MSKITLGRGLRALIPEDIDLSDKKSFVNLEIDKIRNNPEQPRRDFNQEALANLTDSIRQNGVLQPLLVEAVNGTYQIIAGERRFRAAREAGLRKVPAIILDDLDRMEKLKLALIENLQREDLNPIELAEGYHNLMKEHGLTQEDLAVRLSKSRSAIANTLRLLNLPEEVRSLLRANKLSGGHARTLLAIEDESEQVEAAKQIAERKMSVRELENRVYSEKREKKKRGKSLKVKKLPEDYLEAETRLKQYLGTKVNLKKGLKRGRIEIEFYSDSDLTRILDLIVYK
- a CDS encoding peptidoglycan DD-metalloendopeptidase family protein is translated as MKHTTVMFLSDSSDQTHSYRVPHFLLYIVAAVATILLAGTVAAFIFYNMMIGAIEERSEVLAENMLLLQENQKLQKLEENLKANSMLLRRVLKLVGVSHTSLGGSGAGFSQDSAVMAFMENSDILLNLSEPLTKKEITDVIPSGLPADGRITRGFIPDDENLSRRHYGVDISVKEGTKMYATADGVVEFSGWDDYYGKIIILDHSGEKRGEGYQTVYGHNLVNLVSEGEVVKKGDLIALSGNTGRSTGPHIHYEIRRNQKPVNPENYIR
- a CDS encoding polymer-forming cytoskeletal protein — encoded protein: MAENVNTIIGKGARIDGMVEIQGHLRIDGYVKGTVKCDEALTIGPQGKVEADVNTKTVVVSGEIKGNITADERLELQAKSVVTGDIRTKSLVVEQGAILHGSCLMKDNIPPKSSDNKENK